A portion of the Falco naumanni isolate bFalNau1 chromosome 9, bFalNau1.pat, whole genome shotgun sequence genome contains these proteins:
- the QSOX2 gene encoding sulfhydryl oxidase 2 isoform X2 yields MAAAGGSGRLALLALLLAAAAARLYRAGEDPLTVLAAGSVRQALLNSSAAWVVQFYSSSCGHCIAFAPTWRALAGDVKDWESAIRVGVLDCGEEENYETCKEYGIHYYPTFRYFKAFTKQFTTGENYKGADRELQTVRQMMIDFLQNHSQELRPPACPPLDPVSSSDITSLFDKNSHHYTAIVFESNNSYVGREVILDLIQYENIIVKRALNFDKPFLEKLGISSVPSCYLMHPNGSHGLINILKPLRSFFSSYLKSLPGVRKKLLLPLQLPAQENKEESTEVKVWKEFDKSKLYMADLESGLHYLLRVELATHKTLEGAELKTFKDFVTVSAKLFPGRQPVVKLLETLQEWLVSLPLDKIPYDAILDLVNNKMRISGIFLTKKVQWVGCQGTRPELRGYTCSLWKLFHTLTVQAALQPKALINTGLEDSPQTVLQIMRRYIQHFFGCRACAQHFEEMAKESMDSIKTLDEAVLWLWEKHNVVNNRLAGDLTEDPKFPKVQWPTPDICPACHEEIKGLHSWNEAQVLQFMKYHYKSENILYKYTESQTDSSETEQGDTRDVKDKSLLKKPSGNRENKVQDKENILDSESKVLNKLIANHGPVKDSGKGAGGSANIKEAKQAVSFLGIGFSNIDMSLCVILYVASSLFLMIMYFFFRMRSKRWKVKYYRPSV; encoded by the exons atggcggcggcgggcggcagcgggcgGCTGgcgctgctggccctgctgctggcggcggcggcggcacggCTCTACCGGGCGGGGGAGGACCCGCTGACCGTGCTGGCGGCCGGCTCGGTGCGGCAGGCGCTGCTCAACTCCTCGGCCGCCTGGGTGGTGCAGTTCTACAGCTCGTCCTGCGGTCACTGCATCGCCTTCGCCCCCACCTGGCGGGCCCTGGCGGGGGACGTCAAAG actGGGAATCTGCAATTAGAGTTGGTGTGCTGGATTGTGGGGAAGAGGAGAACTATGAGACGTGCAAAGAATATGGTATTCACTATTACCCAACTTTTAGG TACTTCAAAGCATTTACAAAGCAGTTTACTACTGGAGAAAATTACAAAG GAGCAGATCGAGAGCTGCAAACAGTTCGTCAGATGATGATTGACTTCTTACAGAACCATTCCCAAGAGTTGAGACCGCCTGCTTGCCCACCATTGGATCCAGTTTC gtCCAGTGATATTACTTCTCTTTTTGACAAGAACAGCCATCATTATACTGCCATTGTGTTTGAAAGTAATAACTCTTACGTTGGACGAGAG GTTATCTTAGACTTGATCCAGTATGAAAACATCATTGTAAAGAGAGCATTGAATTTTGATAAGCCTTTTCTTGAGAAACTTGGTATTAGCTCAGTCCCTTCATGCTATCTGATGCATCCAAATGGGTCCCATGGATTAATTAACAT TTTGAAGCCTCTACGGTCTTTCTTTTCTTCGTATTTAAAGTCACTGCCAggtgtaagaaaaaaacttcttttgcCGCTTCAGCTACCCgctcaagaaaacaaagaggagaGTACAGAAGTCAAGGTGTGGAAAGAGTTCGATAA ATCCAAGCTGTACATGGCTGACCTTGAATCGGGATTGCATTACCTGCTCAGGGTAGAGCTTGCTACGCACAAGACACTTGAGGGAGCTGAGCTAAAGACCTTCAAGGATTTTGTTACTGTCTCTGCCAAG CTTTTTCCTGGCCGTCAGCCTGTGGTAAAGTTGTTAGAGACCTTGCAAGAGTGGCTGGTGAGCCTTCCATTAGACAAAATCCCTTATGATGCTATCCTAGATCTGGTCAACAACAAAATGCGG atttctGGGATATTCCTCACTAAGAAAGTTCAGTGGGTCGGATGTCAGGGTACAAGACCAGAGCTGAGAGGTTATACCTGTTCCCTTTGGAAGCTGTTTCATACCCTAACTGTTCAAGCTGCACTGCAACCAAAAGCTTTGATAAATACAG GTCTTGAAGACAGTCCCCAAACAGTACTTCAGATCATGCGAAGATACATTCAGCACTTTTTTGGGTGCAGGGCTTGTGCTCAGCATTTTGAAGAAATGGCTAAAGAGTCCATGGATTCCATTAAAACCTTGGACGAGGCTGTTCTCTGGCTCTGGGAGAAACACAACGTAGTCAACAACAGGCTTGCAG GTGATTTGACTGAAGATCCAAAATTTCCCAAAGTTCAGTGGCCAACTCCAGATATTTGTCCTGCATGTcatgaagaaattaaaggaTTACACAGCTGGAATGAAGCCCAAGTTTTACAGTTCATGAAGTATCActataaaagtgaaaatattctgtataaATACACTGAAAGCCAGACTGACTCCAGTGAAACTGAACAGGGAGATACAAGAGACGTGAAAGACAAAAGCCTGCTGAAGAAACCGAGTGGAAACAGAGAGAATAAGGTCCAGGATAAAGAAAACATACTAGATTCAGAATCTAAGGTGTTAAATAAGCTAATAGCAAATCACGGACCTGTCAAAGATAGCGGCAAAGGTGCAGGTGGATCAGCTAACATTAAAGAGGCGAAGCAAGCTGTGTCTTTCTTGGGGATTGGATTTTCAAACATAGACATGAGTCTGTGTGTCATCCTGTATGTAGCATCAtccttatttttaatgataatgTACTTTTTCTTCCGAATGAGATCTAAACGGTGGAAAGTGAAGTATTACCGTCCATCTGTATAG
- the QSOX2 gene encoding sulfhydryl oxidase 2 isoform X1 yields MAAAGGSGRLALLALLLAAAAARLYRAGEDPLTVLAAGSVRQALLNSSAAWVVQFYSSSCGHCIAFAPTWRALAGDVKDWESAIRVGVLDCGEEENYETCKEYGIHYYPTFRYFKAFTKQFTTGENYKAGADRELQTVRQMMIDFLQNHSQELRPPACPPLDPVSSSDITSLFDKNSHHYTAIVFESNNSYVGREVILDLIQYENIIVKRALNFDKPFLEKLGISSVPSCYLMHPNGSHGLINILKPLRSFFSSYLKSLPGVRKKLLLPLQLPAQENKEESTEVKVWKEFDKSKLYMADLESGLHYLLRVELATHKTLEGAELKTFKDFVTVSAKLFPGRQPVVKLLETLQEWLVSLPLDKIPYDAILDLVNNKMRISGIFLTKKVQWVGCQGTRPELRGYTCSLWKLFHTLTVQAALQPKALINTGLEDSPQTVLQIMRRYIQHFFGCRACAQHFEEMAKESMDSIKTLDEAVLWLWEKHNVVNNRLAGDLTEDPKFPKVQWPTPDICPACHEEIKGLHSWNEAQVLQFMKYHYKSENILYKYTESQTDSSETEQGDTRDVKDKSLLKKPSGNRENKVQDKENILDSESKVLNKLIANHGPVKDSGKGAGGSANIKEAKQAVSFLGIGFSNIDMSLCVILYVASSLFLMIMYFFFRMRSKRWKVKYYRPSV; encoded by the exons atggcggcggcgggcggcagcgggcgGCTGgcgctgctggccctgctgctggcggcggcggcggcacggCTCTACCGGGCGGGGGAGGACCCGCTGACCGTGCTGGCGGCCGGCTCGGTGCGGCAGGCGCTGCTCAACTCCTCGGCCGCCTGGGTGGTGCAGTTCTACAGCTCGTCCTGCGGTCACTGCATCGCCTTCGCCCCCACCTGGCGGGCCCTGGCGGGGGACGTCAAAG actGGGAATCTGCAATTAGAGTTGGTGTGCTGGATTGTGGGGAAGAGGAGAACTATGAGACGTGCAAAGAATATGGTATTCACTATTACCCAACTTTTAGG TACTTCAAAGCATTTACAAAGCAGTTTACTACTGGAGAAAATTACAAAG CAGGAGCAGATCGAGAGCTGCAAACAGTTCGTCAGATGATGATTGACTTCTTACAGAACCATTCCCAAGAGTTGAGACCGCCTGCTTGCCCACCATTGGATCCAGTTTC gtCCAGTGATATTACTTCTCTTTTTGACAAGAACAGCCATCATTATACTGCCATTGTGTTTGAAAGTAATAACTCTTACGTTGGACGAGAG GTTATCTTAGACTTGATCCAGTATGAAAACATCATTGTAAAGAGAGCATTGAATTTTGATAAGCCTTTTCTTGAGAAACTTGGTATTAGCTCAGTCCCTTCATGCTATCTGATGCATCCAAATGGGTCCCATGGATTAATTAACAT TTTGAAGCCTCTACGGTCTTTCTTTTCTTCGTATTTAAAGTCACTGCCAggtgtaagaaaaaaacttcttttgcCGCTTCAGCTACCCgctcaagaaaacaaagaggagaGTACAGAAGTCAAGGTGTGGAAAGAGTTCGATAA ATCCAAGCTGTACATGGCTGACCTTGAATCGGGATTGCATTACCTGCTCAGGGTAGAGCTTGCTACGCACAAGACACTTGAGGGAGCTGAGCTAAAGACCTTCAAGGATTTTGTTACTGTCTCTGCCAAG CTTTTTCCTGGCCGTCAGCCTGTGGTAAAGTTGTTAGAGACCTTGCAAGAGTGGCTGGTGAGCCTTCCATTAGACAAAATCCCTTATGATGCTATCCTAGATCTGGTCAACAACAAAATGCGG atttctGGGATATTCCTCACTAAGAAAGTTCAGTGGGTCGGATGTCAGGGTACAAGACCAGAGCTGAGAGGTTATACCTGTTCCCTTTGGAAGCTGTTTCATACCCTAACTGTTCAAGCTGCACTGCAACCAAAAGCTTTGATAAATACAG GTCTTGAAGACAGTCCCCAAACAGTACTTCAGATCATGCGAAGATACATTCAGCACTTTTTTGGGTGCAGGGCTTGTGCTCAGCATTTTGAAGAAATGGCTAAAGAGTCCATGGATTCCATTAAAACCTTGGACGAGGCTGTTCTCTGGCTCTGGGAGAAACACAACGTAGTCAACAACAGGCTTGCAG GTGATTTGACTGAAGATCCAAAATTTCCCAAAGTTCAGTGGCCAACTCCAGATATTTGTCCTGCATGTcatgaagaaattaaaggaTTACACAGCTGGAATGAAGCCCAAGTTTTACAGTTCATGAAGTATCActataaaagtgaaaatattctgtataaATACACTGAAAGCCAGACTGACTCCAGTGAAACTGAACAGGGAGATACAAGAGACGTGAAAGACAAAAGCCTGCTGAAGAAACCGAGTGGAAACAGAGAGAATAAGGTCCAGGATAAAGAAAACATACTAGATTCAGAATCTAAGGTGTTAAATAAGCTAATAGCAAATCACGGACCTGTCAAAGATAGCGGCAAAGGTGCAGGTGGATCAGCTAACATTAAAGAGGCGAAGCAAGCTGTGTCTTTCTTGGGGATTGGATTTTCAAACATAGACATGAGTCTGTGTGTCATCCTGTATGTAGCATCAtccttatttttaatgataatgTACTTTTTCTTCCGAATGAGATCTAAACGGTGGAAAGTGAAGTATTACCGTCCATCTGTATAG